The following are encoded together in the Ignavibacteriota bacterium genome:
- a CDS encoding PAS domain S-box protein: protein MSATGEELRSANAEKICNTRSSVAGETVRDGLPQNGSGGAFGFDPGTDRSADVWLDVYNHMPVGVSLTDMQGGLHVNDTFCTMMGYSRQELSGKKWIDITHPDDHAADRLNIDILLAGKQTTLRWEKRYIHKDGHVVWVDLSTTLRYDIHGTPLHFITTIVDISARKTAEAALRESEHNFAALFQNSPVAMAITDIKTGRFVEVNTAFLHDSEYEHDEIIDRTALDLGVYPRSQDRDHLTASILNQGSVHGMELEFRRKHGSTMHALVSSCIIQRSGMPFFLTAIADITEQNRALQALVASELQFRAVEETTPVALYISRQAEEEQRTIYINPAFSRMFGYSMEEIPTLEEWWQHAYPDSTYRTLVATEWGRRMQVTQAAHIPGEPFETTVTCRDGTEKIISWWFVDYGERHYKFGLDLTAQVHARDALSRVEGKYRKLHESMIDGFVYVTMDGKIVECNESYANILGYSMDEVLGKSYPEITPETWHVFEKNLVENQILVRGFSDVYEKEYIRADGTVIPVELHTVLMRDDAGEPVGMWAIVRDISERKRAESRARLHQRRLETLLAILQSDAADTKELLDITLEAALDMLESEIGYIYYYDETRRELTLNSWSGSVMPNCSVANPQTVYSLENTGLWGEAVRQRKPILVNEYEAPNPHKKGYPEGHLPLRRFLTIPVFFEGKIVAVVGMGNKTSDYDHSDILQLTILMDSVWKEIDRRRSVDSLRRHTERLRNLHTLDQRILQALDSPNALIKVALRQLKDLLFCHSIDAGVYSQDTAELQVFSVDCEAGEIGPPAPERLQELHDILTTLEMDAEARGDVRAWPKPDRSELPAEEEQASKILVPLRSAQGLRGVLVLRWTEGSHATTEEVAVAEEVADQITIAIEQSRMLEERSRYAAELELRVRHRTAQLEEANRELESFSYSVSHDLRAPLRHISGFVNLLLESETSALSETGMHYLDTVSDSASRMGTLIDDLLQFSRTGRQEMHESDVDMNEVLSQALDFIRPTDTERRIDWNIAHLPTVRGDRSLLQLVWLNLLGNAIKFTGTREVATIDIRVRESEHEYEFVVADNGVGFDMQYADKLFGVFQRLHTLEEFEGTGIGLANVRRIVFKHGGRTWAYAEPDAGARFYFTIPKQEDRAS, encoded by the coding sequence ATGAGTGCAACAGGGGAAGAGCTGCGCAGCGCCAACGCAGAGAAAATTTGTAACACCCGGTCGAGTGTCGCCGGGGAGACTGTGCGGGACGGTCTTCCACAGAACGGATCGGGAGGTGCCTTCGGATTTGATCCGGGAACCGATCGCAGCGCCGACGTCTGGCTCGACGTGTACAACCACATGCCCGTTGGTGTCTCACTCACCGACATGCAGGGCGGGCTGCATGTGAACGACACATTCTGCACAATGATGGGCTACTCTCGCCAGGAACTTTCCGGCAAGAAGTGGATCGATATCACACACCCCGACGATCACGCCGCCGACAGACTCAACATCGATATCCTTCTCGCAGGGAAGCAGACAACGCTACGGTGGGAAAAGCGCTACATCCACAAAGACGGACACGTCGTGTGGGTCGATCTGAGTACGACATTGCGGTACGATATCCACGGCACCCCGTTGCACTTTATAACGACCATCGTCGACATCAGCGCGAGGAAAACCGCCGAGGCAGCACTGCGAGAATCCGAACACAATTTTGCCGCATTGTTCCAGAACAGCCCGGTGGCAATGGCCATTACAGACATTAAGACCGGTCGCTTTGTGGAGGTCAACACGGCCTTTCTGCACGACAGTGAATATGAGCACGACGAAATCATAGACCGAACTGCGCTGGACCTTGGCGTGTATCCGCGCAGTCAGGATCGAGATCATCTGACCGCGTCGATATTGAATCAGGGCTCCGTTCACGGGATGGAACTCGAGTTCCGGCGCAAGCACGGGAGCACGATGCATGCATTGGTTTCATCCTGTATTATTCAGAGATCCGGCATGCCGTTTTTTCTCACCGCGATCGCGGACATCACAGAACAGAACCGCGCACTTCAAGCGCTCGTTGCTAGTGAATTGCAATTTCGTGCCGTTGAGGAAACCACTCCCGTTGCGTTATATATCTCGCGTCAGGCGGAAGAGGAACAACGAACGATCTATATCAATCCCGCATTTTCGCGGATGTTCGGGTACTCGATGGAAGAGATCCCCACGCTCGAAGAATGGTGGCAGCACGCGTATCCCGACTCGACCTACCGTACCCTCGTCGCGACGGAATGGGGAAGACGCATGCAGGTAACACAGGCGGCACACATTCCAGGTGAACCCTTCGAGACGACGGTCACATGCAGGGATGGAACCGAAAAGATCATCTCATGGTGGTTCGTCGATTACGGAGAGAGGCATTACAAGTTCGGGCTTGACCTTACGGCACAGGTGCACGCACGGGACGCACTGTCGCGTGTGGAAGGGAAATACCGCAAGCTGCACGAGAGTATGATCGACGGTTTTGTGTACGTGACCATGGACGGCAAAATCGTCGAGTGTAATGAGAGCTATGCCAACATCCTCGGATATTCGATGGACGAGGTGCTCGGGAAATCGTATCCCGAAATCACGCCCGAAACCTGGCATGTGTTCGAGAAAAATCTTGTGGAGAATCAGATACTTGTTCGCGGATTCTCCGACGTCTATGAAAAGGAGTACATACGCGCCGACGGCACGGTGATCCCGGTGGAGTTACACACCGTCCTCATGAGGGACGATGCGGGCGAACCCGTCGGCATGTGGGCCATCGTCCGCGATATCAGTGAACGCAAGCGCGCGGAATCGCGGGCACGCCTGCATCAACGGCGCCTCGAGACCCTTCTCGCGATACTACAATCCGATGCCGCGGATACGAAGGAACTCTTGGATATCACGCTCGAGGCGGCCCTGGACATGCTCGAGAGCGAGATCGGGTACATCTACTACTACGATGAAACCAGAAGGGAACTCACGCTGAATTCCTGGTCCGGATCCGTTATGCCGAATTGTTCCGTAGCCAATCCCCAGACGGTGTATTCACTCGAGAACACCGGTCTGTGGGGGGAGGCGGTCCGGCAGAGGAAACCGATACTTGTCAACGAGTATGAGGCGCCCAATCCACACAAGAAGGGCTATCCCGAAGGGCACCTGCCTCTGCGGCGATTTCTCACTATTCCTGTTTTTTTTGAGGGGAAAATAGTTGCCGTCGTGGGCATGGGGAATAAAACGTCGGACTACGATCATTCGGACATCCTGCAGCTTACCATTCTTATGGATTCGGTCTGGAAAGAGATCGACAGGCGCAGGAGTGTGGATTCGTTGCGTCGGCACACGGAGCGGCTACGGAATCTGCACACGCTCGATCAGAGGATTCTCCAGGCGCTCGATTCTCCCAATGCACTCATCAAGGTGGCGTTACGCCAGTTGAAGGATCTGCTTTTCTGCCATTCCATCGACGCGGGAGTGTACTCACAGGACACCGCCGAGTTACAGGTATTTTCGGTTGATTGTGAAGCTGGAGAGATTGGGCCACCCGCGCCGGAGCGACTGCAGGAACTTCACGACATTCTCACCACACTTGAGATGGATGCGGAGGCACGCGGCGACGTACGAGCTTGGCCCAAGCCGGATCGTAGCGAGTTGCCGGCAGAGGAGGAACAGGCGTCGAAGATTCTGGTCCCATTACGCTCAGCGCAGGGCCTCAGAGGTGTCCTGGTATTACGGTGGACTGAGGGATCCCACGCCACAACGGAAGAAGTGGCTGTGGCCGAGGAAGTCGCCGATCAGATTACCATCGCGATCGAACAATCACGCATGCTCGAGGAACGATCGCGGTACGCCGCCGAACTGGAACTTCGTGTGCGCCACCGCACGGCGCAGTTGGAGGAGGCGAATCGTGAACTCGAATCGTTTTCGTATTCCGTCTCGCATGATCTGCGGGCGCCGTTGCGGCACATCAGCGGTTTTGTCAATCTGCTGCTCGAGAGCGAAACGTCCGCGCTGTCGGAGACCGGGATGCACTACCTCGACACGGTCTCGGATTCGGCAAGCCGCATGGGGACCTTGATCGATGATCTTCTGCAATTCTCCCGGACCGGCAGGCAGGAGATGCACGAGTCGGATGTCGACATGAACGAGGTGTTGAGCCAAGCGTTGGATTTTATACGTCCCACCGATACGGAACGGCGTATCGACTGGAACATTGCCCATCTGCCCACTGTACGAGGAGACCGGTCGCTCCTGCAGCTTGTCTGGCTGAATCTGTTGGGTAACGCGATCAAGTTTACAGGGACCCGCGAAGTGGCGACAATTGACATACGTGTGCGTGAGAGTGAGCACGAGTATGAATTTGTGGTTGCGGACAATGGCGTCGGCTTCGACATGCAGTACGCAGACAAGCTGTTTGGCGTGTTTCAACGGCTTCACACACTCGAGGAATTCGAAGGGACAGGGATCGGTCTCGCGAACGTCCGACGCATCGTCTTCAAACATGGCGGACGCACCTGGGCATACGCGGAGCCCGACGCAGGAGCGCGGTTTTATTTCACGATTCCTAAGCAAGAGGATCGGGCATCATGA
- a CDS encoding S8 family serine peptidase, with translation MSIIDIPSPHYTRARSGYRPEAVVIHIMAGTLPGTDAWFRNPQSKVSAHYGIGRTGTVHRYVQEADTAWHAGRVHGPTWGGLHPAPGGGYVNPNFYTIGIEHEGSADSEWTDAMYEASAALVADICTRWNIPVDRAHIIGHREIYSVKSCPGTKVDLERLILIAGARLGAVPAASVEHAQGTLRTTTTMRLRRGAPNLRAPVVRVVPKGETLAFAGMTDHGELVQGVSRWYQLAESDLWIWGGGVDTQVPPGSPALPWWLRDFGISSIWERGVRGAGIRVAILDSGINRAHPDLQDALPATAVRDFIDTSGDGADEDGHGTHCAGIIAGRGVQSVLGVAPGCELLIGKIMRRKGGTGSNFQILADALYWVVDSGADLISLSLSTPSDNALVRQACTDVIAAGVPILTAIGNSGAFINAVYPASYPGCLGVGSVDRHLLKDTMSAESPAVQLLAPGSEIISTALGQGTTTMSGTSMATAYAAGVLALLLSAVSSATGRVDRAARCQQALLSSCLDLATPGTDTSTGHGLIQPTAALSRLI, from the coding sequence ATGTCCATTATCGACATTCCCAGCCCGCATTACACTCGCGCCCGCAGCGGCTACAGGCCGGAAGCCGTTGTTATACACATTATGGCCGGTACGCTCCCTGGAACCGATGCCTGGTTCCGAAATCCTCAGTCGAAAGTTTCGGCACACTATGGCATCGGACGCACTGGCACAGTGCACCGCTATGTCCAGGAAGCCGACACGGCGTGGCATGCGGGGCGTGTTCACGGACCAACATGGGGCGGACTGCACCCGGCACCCGGTGGCGGCTATGTCAATCCCAATTTCTACACCATCGGCATAGAGCACGAGGGGTCTGCAGACTCGGAGTGGACCGATGCAATGTACGAGGCCAGCGCTGCGCTTGTCGCCGATATCTGTACGCGATGGAACATCCCTGTCGACCGGGCGCATATCATCGGGCACAGGGAAATCTATTCGGTCAAAAGTTGTCCAGGGACCAAGGTGGATCTGGAGCGATTGATTCTTATCGCCGGTGCACGCCTCGGTGCCGTGCCTGCGGCCTCTGTCGAGCACGCGCAGGGCACGCTTCGCACAACGACAACCATGCGGCTACGACGCGGTGCGCCGAATCTGCGCGCCCCTGTTGTCCGTGTTGTGCCGAAAGGGGAAACTCTCGCGTTCGCGGGCATGACCGACCACGGCGAATTGGTGCAGGGCGTCAGTCGTTGGTATCAACTAGCCGAATCAGATCTCTGGATCTGGGGCGGAGGTGTGGATACGCAGGTTCCTCCGGGTAGCCCGGCGTTGCCTTGGTGGTTGCGGGATTTTGGCATCAGTTCCATCTGGGAGAGAGGCGTCCGTGGTGCGGGTATTCGCGTTGCAATACTCGATAGCGGAATCAACCGCGCGCACCCGGATCTGCAAGACGCACTGCCTGCAACTGCAGTGCGCGATTTCATCGACACATCCGGCGATGGCGCGGACGAGGATGGGCATGGAACCCATTGCGCCGGTATCATCGCTGGGCGAGGTGTACAAAGTGTGCTCGGTGTGGCGCCTGGATGTGAGTTACTCATTGGGAAAATCATGAGGAGAAAGGGCGGAACAGGCAGCAACTTTCAGATACTCGCGGATGCATTATACTGGGTAGTGGACTCGGGCGCAGACCTCATCTCGCTCAGTTTGTCGACTCCCAGTGATAACGCACTCGTCCGCCAGGCCTGCACAGATGTGATAGCCGCGGGCGTGCCCATACTCACCGCAATAGGCAACAGCGGCGCTTTTATCAACGCGGTATATCCGGCCTCGTATCCAGGGTGCCTCGGAGTCGGATCGGTGGATCGGCACCTACTGAAGGATACCATGTCCGCTGAAAGTCCAGCAGTGCAGTTGCTCGCGCCTGGCTCGGAGATCATCTCCACCGCCTTGGGTCAAGGCACTACCACGATGAGTGGCACGAGCATGGCTACTGCGTATGCCGCCGGTGTGCTCGCCCTTCTTTTGTCCGCTGTGTCCTCCGCAACGGGACGGGTCGATCGTGCCGCTCGCTGCCAACAAGCCCTGCTATCCAGTTGCCTTGACCTTGCAACACCCGGCACCGATACATCCACAGGCCACGGGCTCATACAGCCGACGGCCGCGCTCTCACGGCTCATTTAA
- a CDS encoding helix-turn-helix transcriptional regulator — MRAAPGSMPLTLSIRMRTDDLLRGQVIEFFSADEWSQENEDVLLRRLQDVLAAVRFLGTALHLDLNIEVTDAEAAEDIIRSKLERPGTVHPHKLSLREIEVLGHIMNGLTNQEIADTLFISYETVKSHRKNILAKTGARNTAALVSYYHQTFFDK; from the coding sequence ATGCGTGCAGCCCCGGGAAGTATGCCGCTTACTCTTTCCATACGTATGCGTACCGATGACCTGCTGCGAGGGCAGGTCATCGAATTTTTCTCGGCGGACGAGTGGTCGCAGGAGAACGAGGATGTTTTGCTCCGTCGACTGCAGGACGTACTCGCCGCAGTGCGCTTTCTGGGGACGGCGTTACATCTCGACCTGAACATCGAAGTTACAGACGCGGAGGCCGCGGAGGATATCATACGCAGTAAACTGGAGCGTCCGGGAACGGTGCATCCCCACAAGCTCAGCCTCAGAGAAATTGAGGTGCTCGGACACATAATGAACGGTCTGACCAATCAGGAGATAGCCGATACACTATTTATCAGCTATGAAACAGTAAAGTCACATCGAAAGAACATCCTGGCAAAAACCGGCGCACGTAATACCGCCGCTCTCGTTTCGTATTATCATCAGACCTTCTTCGATAAATAA